The genomic interval TCTGCTTTGTTGCAATAAATCTTATCCTTATCAATTAATCCTTCAAGCAACGGATAGACAAAGAAGTCAATCCCCCCGCTAACAATATATAAAGGGATATTTTTCTCTTTTGTATATCGAACAAAATCATGAAATCCCGACCGAATTTCTGCATGATGTAGAATATAGTCGACAATTTCATTTTTTGCTGAAGATGGCAGTAATTGAAACATCTTACCAACACCTTCACGAATTGAAACAGCCTGAGATAACACGCCATTTTTAAGCTCAACCCACTCAGGTGGTGCAAATTTTTTCATGATCGCAATGATATTATCTGTCTCGGTGATTGTGCCGTCAAAATCACAAATGATTACGCTATTTGTCATTTGTGCACCTCTTTGGCTCCCCATAGTTCAATCGCAAGTTTTAAATTTTCGTCAGACTCTGCAGCTTGTTTTAAGGAAATTCCAGATAATGTGGCATTAATTGCTGCACGGAATGCACGCCCTCCGCCAATTGCTCCATTTGGATGACCGTGAACACCACCGCCTGCATTTATAACAGAGTCGATCCCGAAGTCTTGGATAAGCAATGGTACAAGACCTGGGTGAATACCTGCAGAAGGTACTGGAAATGATTGTTTAATCGAGTCTTCCATTAGACAATTTTCTGCAATACCCAGCGCTACATCGCGCTCCAATGCAACACTTCCATACGGTGATGGAAATAATGAAAAATCAGCACCAGCTAATCGTAACAGCTTACCTAACAAGAGTGAGCTTGAAAAACCGTATAGGCTTGAAGCTGTTGTTGCTCCGCTTACGGCAGGATGTGCCATGATTGGAATCGAAATTTCCTTATCTTCTGCTAAGCTTTGTAACACATCAAGACCATATGCAAACACGTTAAACAGCAGGACATTTGCACCAAGTTCTACTGCTCGTTTTGCTTTATTCTTTAAGTCATATGTTTTTCCTGTTAAATTGACTGCATATAAAGCTTTATGACCAGTTTCATCAAATACATGTTGTAAAATTTCTTTTCCAGTTCGTATTCGTTTTTCAAAAGGTGTTAGTAGATTATCAAAGAGAATTTCATCGTCTTTAACAAGATCAACTCCGCCTAAAACTTGCTGTTCTAATTGATCTTTTAAATACGTAAGATCTCTCCCGATTACCCCTTTAAAAATGCTCATGAGTAATGGGCGGTCATATACACCTAATGTTTCACGAATTCCACCAACACCAAATGATGGACCAGGGAATGAAGATTTCACTTCTTCTGAAAACTCTAGGTCAATTAATTTTACTTCCCCATCAAGTGAAAGCTTACCAAAAACGGTTGTTAAAATAGCAGGAAGATCATGACTATAATTTAAGCTAGGATAGGCAATTTTAATTTTGCCTTTCGTTACTTTCTTTCCTAAATAGTGATTCGTCTTTTCACACTCTTCTAGTTCTGTTACTTCAATTACGCGGCCTTTATGGGCTTTTAATTGCTCTTGCTCGAGCAAAGGAAGATCTGTCCATGAGCCGACAGTTAATCCTAACGCAATCCCTTCTGCCTTTTTATGTAAATCACCTTTTGCATCATGAACGAGATAAGTTGCAATTACATCACTCACATTAAAACCTTCTTTCTTTTGTAAATCATTTACGTTTTCTGAATGTTCTCACATATTATTCGTATTTATTCTATCATTTCTAATCAATATATATCATTATCTATTTAACATTTTTTCACAAAGAAAAAGCCCCTCCGACACTAATAGATCGAAGGGGCTGTACCATGCATGTGCAACAAGCATATCTCCTTATCTATCAGCGAATGCTGCAAGAATTAGCACCGTGCTTACCCAAAGGTAAGTCGGTTGCCGGGCTTCATAGGGCTAGTCCCTCCACCTGCTCTTGATAAGAACGAAACGTTCATAAAGTTTTTTGAAATTTATATGAATTATGACAGATCCTATTTTTTTTGTCAATAACAATTATTTTAAAATAAGTTTAACGCTTTAATACGCTTTGCCGCTTCTACTAATCTTTCTTCAGAAGTCAACAAACCTAATCTTACGTACCCTTCCCCATAATCTCCAAAACCGTTTCCAGGTGCCATCACAACATGCGCTTTTTCCAACATATAATCAGAAAAAGCCTGTGACGATGCAAACTCCTTAGGAACTGGCAGCCACGCAAAAAACGAACCTGCTGGAGCTGTAACATCCCAGCCAATTTCACGAAAAGCATGTATCAAAACATTTCTTCGTGATTCATAAAGGGCATTAAGTTCTTCTACACATGTTTGAGGACTTAATAATGCATGTGCAGCGGCTTCTTGTATGGCACTAAAGACACTTACATACATGTGATCCTGTAAAAGATTCAGCGCCTCAATAACCGAAGGATTTCCGACCGCAAAACCAATTCTCCATCCAGCCATATTAAAGGTTTTTGAGAATGTATAAATTTCAATCCCTGTCTCCTTTGCACCTTCAGTTTCTAGAAAGCTTATTGGGCGTTTTCCATCAAAGCCAATCGCACCATAGGCAAAATCATGAACGACACAAATGTCATTTTGAGTAGCGAACTCCACAGTTTCCTGGAAGAATTCTGATGTTGCTGTTGCACCTGTTGGATTATTTGGATAGTTTAAAAACATAGCTTTTGCTTTTGCGACGACATCCTCCGGTAAGCGATTATAATCAGGCAAAAATTGATTTTCACGTTCAAGTGGCATCATTTCCATTTTTGCACGTGCCAGCTCAACACCTGACCAATAATCAGGGTAACCGGGATCTGGAACAAGGATAACATCGCCTGGATTTAACAAGCATTGTGGTACCTCTACAAGTCCAGCCTTTCCTCCAAATAGAATGGCAACTTCTTTAGCAGGATCGATTTTCACACTATATTCCCTTTCATAAAACGTTGCGATCGCTTCCTTCAAAAACTGTTGTCCCCGAAATGGGGAATATTTATGATATTCTGGGTTTTCAACTGCTTTCTGCATAGCCTCGATAATATGTTTTGGTGTAGGCTGATCAGGGTTACCTTGACCTAAGTTGATGACATCATAACCTTGTTCAACAATTTTATTAACTTTTGCTACTAAATTTGCAAAAAACTGTTTAGGTAATGTATTTAGTAAATGTGATTGCTCAAATGTTTTCATTTTTTACAACACCTTCTCAAAAAATTCTTGAAATTCTAGTCACAAATCATATATTGTTAGAACCAACTTGTAAAGTAAAAATTTTATAAATGAGGGTGTGAATTGATTGAAACCTATCATTACATGTATACAGCTCGATATTAAATTTGGCGATCCAGCCAGTAACTATTTGCAAGTAGAAGAAAAAATTGCTTCTGCTGTTGAAAGTCAAAATCCAACGATTATTGTCCTCCCAGAGCTTTGGACAACAGGCTATGACCTGACGAGACTTGATGAAATTGCTGATGATGAAGGAAAAACAACAAAACAATTTCTAAGTAAACTAGCAAAAAAATATAAAGTAAGCATTGTTGGCGGCTCTGTTGCTAAAAAAACGTACGAAAGCGTAACGAACACAATGTACATCATCAATAATCAAGGTGAGGTTGTTCATGAATATAGCAAACTTCACCTATTCAAATTGATGGATGAACACCATTATTTAGCGGCTGGAAATAAAAAAGGATTATTTAAAATTGATGGTGTGAACAGTGCTGGTGTCATTTGCTATGACATTCGATTTCCTGAATGGATTCGCGCACATATGACACAAGGAGCAGAAATTCTATTTGTTGTGGCTGAATGGCCTTTGCCAAGACTACATCATTGGAGGACACTACTAATTAGCCGTGCCATTGAAAATCAATGTTATGTTGTTGCTTGTAATCGTGCAGGTTTAGACCCTAATAATGAATTTGCCGGACATTCGATGATCATCGATCCTTGGGGAACGGTAATCGCTGAGGCTGATGAAACAGCTGGATCCATAACTGCCGAAATTGATGTTAAAACAGTGAAAAAAGTACGAAATCAAATTCCAGTATTCGCAGACCGATTGCCAGAATTTTATGATTGATTTCTAAATTTTTTATTGACAACACTAAATAATCATTGATAACATGCTAATCAAGGTTCTATTATTCTTAAAATCTAAAATGTTCTGAAATTACGGAATATACAAAGCATTACTTTCATTTCAGAACGATATAATCTCTTATCAAGAGTTGGCAGAGGGACTTGGCCCAATGACGCCGCAGCAACCGACCATATCAACATTGGAAACTAAGTGTTTATTCACGAAGACTTCCAATTGGCACGGTGCTAATTCCATCAGAAAGACATTCCTTTCTGACAGATAAGAGGTGCGAAGCTAAGTCTTCAAGCCTCTTTCATCCGAAAGAGGCTTTTCTTATTTCCAAAGAAAAGCCTCCAAAGAAATAAAGCATTAGTTCTTTGATCTGCCTACTATATATGACGATTTCTCGCATTAATTGCACTGGACCGTCATGTCACGAGCTTAACTGCTGATGCTTTCATGTCACATCTGATCTAAATCAAAAATACTATTATCTTCTTACATGAGGACATTATTTTTTGGAGGTTATTACTATGAGTACTGTCAAATCATCTATTTACAAACCATTAACTGAAAGCGAAGCTATCGCTTTAGCAAAACGCCTGCAGCTTTTTACAGAAAATAGCAACTTAACATGTAAAGAAATTGGTGATGGAAATTTAAATCTTGTCTTTAAGATTACAGATACTGATAATGGAAACGGAATAATCATTAAACAAGCACTTCCATATGCAAAAGTCGTAGGGGAAAGCTGGCCATTAACATTAGACAGAGCACGTATTGAAGCACATGCCTTATTAAAACAAAGTGAATTTGTGCCACAATTTGTACCAAAGGTTTATTATACAGATGAACAGCTAGCCATAACCATTATGGAAGACTTATCACATCTCCAAATCGCCCGTGCTGCTCTAATTGAAGGAAAAGAATTGCCTTTGCTCTCAACACATATTGGAGAATTTCTAGCAAAAACATTATTTTACACATCAGATTATGCCGTAAATCAACATTTTAAAAAATCATTAGTGAAGCAGTTTATTAACCCAGATCTATGTAAAATTACGGAAGATCTTGTTTTCACAGATCCGTTCTTTAACCACGATACAAATAACTTTGAACAAGAACTTGGTCAAGATGTTGAACGCATTTGGCAGGATCAAGAGTTAAAATTAGCTGTTGCAAAGCTAAAACAAAAATTCCTAACCAAAGCAGAAGCACTACTTCATGGTGATTTACATACAGGAAGTATTTTTGCAGATGAAAACGAAACAAAAGTCATTGATCCAGAATTTGCTTATTTTGGTCCAATCGGCTTCGATGTTGGTCAGGTATTTGGAAACTTCCTTTTAAATGCCTTTTCTCGTAATGCTGAAAATCAAGAAGTCTTATTTACTCATATTGAAACAACATGGAATGTATTTGTTAAAGAATTTTCAAAAGCATGGAAAAATGATGCTGCAGAAATATTTGCTAAAACAGAAGGCTATTTAGAGGATGTATTGTCAGAAATTTTCGAAGAAGCAGTCGGCTTTGCCGGATGTGAAATCATCCGTCGCACAATTGGTCTTGCACATGTCGCAGATCTTGATACATTACAACCATTTGACAAAAAAATCTCTACTAAGCAGCTTGCTTTATCAGTAGGCAGCGAGCTTATTAAAAATCAAAAAGCGATCAAAAATCCTTGTCAATTCAAGGAATATGTAAAGCAAACGGTAAGCAATTAATTATCATTTAATATTAGTAAAAAGGAGTTTAATCTTCATGGCATCGACAAATTTAGCGATTCCCCGTTCTGTTATCTGGAATGAGGAATCTATCTCACTATTAAATCAGCAAAAAATTCCGCACGTAACGGAATACCTTGAATTAACTACGATAAAAGACGTTTGGGAAGCAATTCAATCCTTGAAGGTAAGAGGTGCCCCTGCAATCGGTATCACAGCGGCATTTGGCCTCGCATTATCAGCATTACAGGATATATCTGAAACCATTGTTGACTTTCAACGAAACATCAAGAAAAACAGAGATTATTTAGCAAGCTCTCGACCAACTGCAGTTAATCTAGTATGGGCATTAGATCGACTTGTAAATAGTATTTCTAACGTTCAATCCATTAATGAAGCGAAGACAACAATCGTCCATGAAGCAATCCAAATTCAAATTGAGGATGAAGAGGTATGTCGTTTAATTGGTGAACATGCTCTATCTGTGTTTCAGAAAGGCGATCGCGTGATGACCATTTGTAATGCAGGGTCTATTGCTACAGCTAAATACGGAACAGCATTAGCTCCATTTTACCTAGCAAAGGAAAAAAACGTTAACTTAAGTGTATATGCATGTGAAACCCGTCCAGTTCTACAAGGAGCACGTTTAACAACATGGGAGCTCATGCAAGCAGGGATTGATGTGACTCTAATTACTGACAATATGGCAGCACATACGATTAAATCAAAAAACATTTCCGCCATTATAGTTGGTGCTGATCGAATTGCAGCTAATGGTGATACTGCTAATAAAATTGGGACATTTAATTTAGCTCTTTTAGCAAAAGCATTTAACATTCCTTTTTACGTTGCAGCACCATTATCTACATTTGATCCTATGATTGAAAATGGTGACCTAATTCCGATCGAGGAACGTAATCCAGAAGAAGTGACAGAATTAAACGGTATTCGTGTTGCTCCAGAAGGTGTTAAAGTATTCAATCCTGCATTCGATGTGACCCCTAATCACTTAATCTCTGGGATTATTACTGAAAAAGGAATTTTATCTAATGACTATCAAAAAGAAATTTCTAAATTATTCTCTGCTTAATCCTTTATTCCAAAGAAAAAACCTTAGTCTACTCTTGACTAAGGTTTTTTTCTACAGATCTGACATGATTACACTAAAAGGATTTCGTCTTTTTCATTAAACTGTTTTTTTCAGCTTCCGTAAGAATATGAAGTTTAGAACATATAGAAGCATATAAGTAAATCTTTGTAGGACGATTTTTAAACAACATATACTTTGCCCCTTTCTTTACCATGCGCAACATTTTTCCCTTACTCAAATAGTATGTTTTGCAGACAAAAATGTGACAAGTATTCATCTTTTTTCAACCACTTAGTGATTAATCGGGAGTGTAATATGGAAGGCAGTGCCACTGCCGACTTCACTTTCAACCTCTACGATTCCTTTATGCTCTTCAATTATTTTGTAACTAACCATCAAGCCAAGACCTGTGCCACGTTCCTTTGTCGTATAAAATGGCTGACCTAACCTTTTAATCTTATCTTCAGGAATACCCAGGCCTCTATCAATAATGGAAACAATGAGATGTTTTTCATCTTTCCTCTTAATCTTAACATCAATTTGTCCGCCTTTTGGCATGACCTCAATCGCATTTTTTAAAATATTAATAAACACTTGCTTTAATTGATTTGGCTCACAATAGATTAATGGTAATTCTTGTTCTAAATATAGTTCCATTTGTACATTTACTAGTATTGCTTGCCCGTTTAGTAGATCGATGGTTTCCTTCATAATCGTGCCAATATCTTTCTTTAAATATTGAATTGCTTGAGGTCTAGCTAATATTAAAAATTCAGTAATAATGGATTCTATTCTATTTAATTCTGATGTTATGACATTAAAATACAAGGAATAGTCATCCTTTATACTACCCTCTAATAGTTGAATAAAGCCTTTTAATGCAGTCATTGGGTTTCGTATTTCATGAGCGATTCCTGCTGCAAGTTCACCAACAACATTTAATGTATCAGATTTTCTAAGCTGCTCCTCTAACTCTCTTTTTTCTGTGACATCCCGAAGTACTGCTAGATTCATATTCTCATTAATATTATTTTTCAAGGTAAATTCTAAAGT from Metabacillus sediminilitoris carries:
- the mtnK gene encoding S-methyl-5-thioribose kinase produces the protein MSTVKSSIYKPLTESEAIALAKRLQLFTENSNLTCKEIGDGNLNLVFKITDTDNGNGIIIKQALPYAKVVGESWPLTLDRARIEAHALLKQSEFVPQFVPKVYYTDEQLAITIMEDLSHLQIARAALIEGKELPLLSTHIGEFLAKTLFYTSDYAVNQHFKKSLVKQFINPDLCKITEDLVFTDPFFNHDTNNFEQELGQDVERIWQDQELKLAVAKLKQKFLTKAEALLHGDLHTGSIFADENETKVIDPEFAYFGPIGFDVGQVFGNFLLNAFSRNAENQEVLFTHIETTWNVFVKEFSKAWKNDAAEIFAKTEGYLEDVLSEIFEEAVGFAGCEIIRRTIGLAHVADLDTLQPFDKKISTKQLALSVGSELIKNQKAIKNPCQFKEYVKQTVSN
- a CDS encoding pyridoxal phosphate-dependent aminotransferase; translated protein: MKTFEQSHLLNTLPKQFFANLVAKVNKIVEQGYDVINLGQGNPDQPTPKHIIEAMQKAVENPEYHKYSPFRGQQFLKEAIATFYEREYSVKIDPAKEVAILFGGKAGLVEVPQCLLNPGDVILVPDPGYPDYWSGVELARAKMEMMPLERENQFLPDYNRLPEDVVAKAKAMFLNYPNNPTGATATSEFFQETVEFATQNDICVVHDFAYGAIGFDGKRPISFLETEGAKETGIEIYTFSKTFNMAGWRIGFAVGNPSVIEALNLLQDHMYVSVFSAIQEAAAHALLSPQTCVEELNALYESRRNVLIHAFREIGWDVTAPAGSFFAWLPVPKEFASSQAFSDYMLEKAHVVMAPGNGFGDYGEGYVRLGLLTSEERLVEAAKRIKALNLF
- the mtnW gene encoding 2,3-diketo-5-methylthiopentyl-1-phosphate enolase, whose protein sequence is MSDVIATYLVHDAKGDLHKKAEGIALGLTVGSWTDLPLLEQEQLKAHKGRVIEVTELEECEKTNHYLGKKVTKGKIKIAYPSLNYSHDLPAILTTVFGKLSLDGEVKLIDLEFSEEVKSSFPGPSFGVGGIRETLGVYDRPLLMSIFKGVIGRDLTYLKDQLEQQVLGGVDLVKDDEILFDNLLTPFEKRIRTGKEILQHVFDETGHKALYAVNLTGKTYDLKNKAKRAVELGANVLLFNVFAYGLDVLQSLAEDKEISIPIMAHPAVSGATTASSLYGFSSSLLLGKLLRLAGADFSLFPSPYGSVALERDVALGIAENCLMEDSIKQSFPVPSAGIHPGLVPLLIQDFGIDSVINAGGGVHGHPNGAIGGGRAFRAAINATLSGISLKQAAESDENLKLAIELWGAKEVHK
- a CDS encoding carbon-nitrogen family hydrolase; this encodes MKPIITCIQLDIKFGDPASNYLQVEEKIASAVESQNPTIIVLPELWTTGYDLTRLDEIADDEGKTTKQFLSKLAKKYKVSIVGGSVAKKTYESVTNTMYIINNQGEVVHEYSKLHLFKLMDEHHYLAAGNKKGLFKIDGVNSAGVICYDIRFPEWIRAHMTQGAEILFVVAEWPLPRLHHWRTLLISRAIENQCYVVACNRAGLDPNNEFAGHSMIIDPWGTVIAEADETAGSITAEIDVKTVKKVRNQIPVFADRLPEFYD
- the mtnA gene encoding S-methyl-5-thioribose-1-phosphate isomerase; this encodes MASTNLAIPRSVIWNEESISLLNQQKIPHVTEYLELTTIKDVWEAIQSLKVRGAPAIGITAAFGLALSALQDISETIVDFQRNIKKNRDYLASSRPTAVNLVWALDRLVNSISNVQSINEAKTTIVHEAIQIQIEDEEVCRLIGEHALSVFQKGDRVMTICNAGSIATAKYGTALAPFYLAKEKNVNLSVYACETRPVLQGARLTTWELMQAGIDVTLITDNMAAHTIKSKNISAIIVGADRIAANGDTANKIGTFNLALLAKAFNIPFYVAAPLSTFDPMIENGDLIPIEERNPEEVTELNGIRVAPEGVKVFNPAFDVTPNHLISGIITEKGILSNDYQKEISKLFSA
- a CDS encoding 2-hydroxy-3-keto-5-methylthiopentenyl-1-phosphate phosphatase, translating into MTNSVIICDFDGTITETDNIIAIMKKFAPPEWVELKNGVLSQAVSIREGVGKMFQLLPSSAKNEIVDYILHHAEIRSGFHDFVRYTKEKNIPLYIVSGGIDFFVYPLLEGLIDKDKIYCNKADFTNEKIKIGWPHSCDHTCENDCGCCKPSIIRQLTNSNQRKIVIGDSITDLQAAKLADFVIARDLLLDKSIELHLPHKPFTTFYDVIDVLESLEQEVQA